Part of the Drosophila pseudoobscura strain MV-25-SWS-2005 chromosome 2, UCI_Dpse_MV25, whole genome shotgun sequence genome, CTGGCGAGAGGATCAAAGATTAGGGATTGTTTGCAAGGAGGCGTTCAGTGACTCACCTCATTCACCTTTGCTGTGGGATTTGTGTGCAGCAGTTGTATGAGCTGGCGAGCTGCCTGAAGATTAATCTGTTCAGAGTGCAGGCCCTTAACAATGTTCTTTAGATCACTGTCTGTTATGGAACTAAACAAATCATATGCAACATAAAAAAGTGTTCTTTAAGCCTCATTTCCTTtaaccaaagactatacaattaCCAAGATGTTTTATATAgcacaaaaaatcaaaatgccCCGTAGACATAGTGCGAGCGTTTGGTTTCAGTTTGCTTCAGCaacttcttttgtttttggttttttgggaCCGACTTTTTCAGCTCAGCTTCCTGAGGCATTGAGAAACAGACGAAGTCTAGTTGGCAGCGGTCGGACAGCACAAGAGATAATTGAAGTACCAGAAAACGGCCCGTACCACGAGGCATCGAACGaatattgaaatgaaattggcTACTGACTCAACATCTTGGTATCATATAGTCTTTGCTTTAACCTACCAGTCTTCAATATCCAAGTTAGATTTATTGCAATAAGTTAGCAGGTCATTAATGAGAAAGTTTGAGGTGACTTTTGTGGGCACATCACTGAGATCCTTCGATATTTTTAAGAAATAATCCAACAGAATGGGTTCGTTCTGGAAATAGTCACCCGTTTTAAAAGGTTTCGCGAGCACAATACGATGTTTTCGTTCACTTACCACCAAAATAATGGCGGTCTCCGCATTCAGCTGGTACTGTTCCATTAAACGTTGGCGAGTATCTTCTGGCAGTTCGGGGATTTCTTCGCTAAGAGCTGCCACAGACACGAGATCCTCTGTTGACTTGGAGCCAGGTTTGAGGTTTAGATGCAGCGGCGGTAGATTTGGTTCCGGCATGAAGCGATAATCTTGCAGCACTTCCTTGTCACGCATGGCCACAGTGCGTCTGTGTTCCGCATCCCAGGAGCGTGTCTCATTGGTTATGACACCTCCCTGGGCCACAGCCTCGAGCTGTCTATGTATTTCGAAGGTGATTGCCTGAGAAATGCTGCGAACCGAGCCAATATTCTTGACTTCAGTTCGTACACCCAGTGGATCGCCTTCCTGGTGAATGGATATATTCGCATCCACACGCAGAGCACCCTCTGAAAAAGGGTtagaaataattttgaaaCCATTTTATATGCGGAGTAGGAATAGCAGCTACCTTCCATTTTGCAGCTGCAGGTCTGCAGACGCCTTAGTATCAGCATCAGTTCCTTGACCAACGATGCTGCCTCCTCGCCAGTCTCCAGATCTGGGGCAAATACCAGCTCCATCAGTGGCAGGCCGGCGCGATTAAGATCCACTAAACTTCTCTTGAGCTGCTCATCGTGCAGTGATTTGCCACTGTCCTGCTCCAATTGGAGTTGCAGCAATTGAACAGACTTGTAGTACACCTTTTTGCCAGGTGTTATCACGGGAAAAGTCATTTTGCCATTGTTTGCCAAAGCCGCACGCTGCTGTGTGATCTGATAGCCATTCTGGAAGACCCCGAAAAGGGTAAATACAACGAAAAGTTGTGAGAAATCAATTTACTTACTGGCAAATCAGCATAGAAGTAATGCTTGCGATCAAACATGGATACTTCATTCACCTGGCAGCCAAGAGCCAGTGCGGTTTTTATTCCAGACTCGACGCACTTTCGATTGAGCACCTGGAGAAGGAAAGAATATTTTTACTACAGAACACTACAGTACTATATATAGTTGTCCTCACCGGCAGTGTGCCTGGTATGGATGCATCGAAATAAGCAACCGATGTGTTTAGGGCCGATCCGAAGTGTGTGCCGCTGCCGGAGAACAATTTTGAGGCGCTGGAAATTTGTGCGTGCACCTCCAATCCCACAACGCTTTTCCATCTGCAGTGCCAAGCAAAGTTATAACTAGCTTTAATTGGTAATACTTTCGTTCATACCGTTTGGGAATCTGTGCTAATTTCGGCTGCGTGGACAGTCGCCGGattattaaataattcattttgtAAATATAGTTGTCAAACCATTGAGGGCGctatcgatagtatcgatggTTGTGCTATCGAGCTACTAGCGGTCGCTTCGCCATTTTGTCTCTATTCAGAGCGAAGATTTCATAGTTTTTATGTTTTGAAAAGGaagtttataaataaaatgtttaattttgaacaatttttatttaatttcgctTGAAAAATAGCCATTAAAAGACTTAATGATACTATCGATGACTTAAATCATTCCATTAAAAACTATcgtaaatatttgtaaatacGGAATTCGATAACATATCGATGGCGAACAGCTGGAATCTATTAAAAAAATCGAGAGAGATAGAACCCGATTGGCCAAATAATAGAAAAACGcgaaatatttacattttttcaaGACAAACATGTAAAAAAGATGAGACTAGCAGAGGTAAGTGAATAAAGACTTCGACGAAGGCCACCAGCACTGTGTGGTGCATCAAACTGTGCAAAAGATTTTATGCAAACGCTTGTTAATCAGTTGACAACGacgaagaagagaaaaagCACACGCAGCTCTGCAAACGACaaccacgacgacgacgacgacgacaattgGTTGCTTGGAGTGAGTGGACGAGTGCAGCACCCATCATCCAGGCAGTGgagcacaagcagcagcaggaatacTGTTAGGTGGAGCACCAATACGCTGCAGAGGAGCGGATCAGTGGAGAAGGCCGAAAAAATCAATCACAACTAAAAATCAAAACACGACCGCAGGTAGAAGTTGCACCGAATACACTCCACCATGGACTTTGAAAAGATATTCCACGACTTGGAATCGAATCAGACGCTCGAAAATGAGGAAGCCAAGAAGAAACTTGTGGAGCTTTTCACGCAGAGTGAGTGCACGGCAGGCTTTAATTTACATGAAAATTGTTAccatttgtttgccatttgttaGATAAGGAAACGTGGGCTGTGAACTTTATGCTGGACTATTTCTTCAAAACTGGATCTCAACGCATCCTGGACGTCCTGGTCAAGGCCCAGAAGCCGCACGATTGCTACATCTTCGATCGCCTGGACGCGTGCCTGAACAAGCCACAGCACCGAGTGCAGGGCTTGCAGGTATTCTGCTTCATCGTCCGACACCATCCAACCTGGCTGTACAAAATAGAAAGTCATCGGCTTATCAAAACCGTCTTCAATCTGCTTACGGTGAGTAAACTGTGAGCCATTTGCATTCTTCGGATATTCTGATATATTGAATGCACTCCTATTGCAGCACGAGAAGGAGATTGTGCCCCTGATGAGCGCCCTGTTGTGCATCATTACGCTGCTGCCAATTATACCTAATTCGATGCCGAATTTCTTCAACTATCTGTTCGAGGTATTTGGCCACCTGGCCTCGTGGAAGCTGCAGAACAGCAAGAGTCTGCCCGACGAGAAGCTTGTCCATCTGCAGTTGGGGCTGCAAATGCTGTTCCATCGGCTGTACGGCATGTATCCGAACACCTTTATGGCCTTCTTGGCAGAGTTCATCAAGAAGGGCAATGGCGGCGGCGTATTTCAGCATACGATTAGGCCATTGCTGGACACGGTCCGTGTGCATCCTATGCTGCTGACCGACACTCCCGAGACTGAGGTCAATAATACGCGATGGAAGGAAATGGAGCCCCATGACGTGGTCATGGAGTGTGCCAATCTGTCGCTGCCCGTCCTCCAGCCCGAGTCGAGCAATGACGACAACAGCTATGCGTATCCCATGACTCCGGGCTATAGCCGGATGACCTCAAACACCTCGAACACCGAGGGATTTCCCTTCCAACTGGGGAGGGACTTCCACTACAGTCGAAATTCCATCACCCGCTTCGACTCGTCGGCTTCAGGGGAGCTGGGGGCCATTTGGAGTCCACAAAATGAAATTCTCGCCACCAGCAGCGCCATCCCTCTGACGCCTACCACATCGTTTAtattgccgctgcagccaTCGATGAACTCCCAGTTGTTGATCGGAATGACGGGCTCCTCGCCCCCAGAGGCTGCTGTGGAGGCCACGCCGGAGACAACGCCTCTGAAAGACCTGAGGGAGCTGAAACAGCCGCAGCATggcctggccatggccaatTCCCATGCCGTACGGGCCATTTTTCCCTCCAGCCAACCCTCGTCGCCGATGCGCAAGGATCTACAGAATCAGTTCAATTTCCCGGACATCAGTCGAGAGGCCGAAGAGGGCACCACCAAATTTTTGGAGACCACACGAGTGACGACGGCATACGATCGTCGACTGCAACAGGTCATTCAGGACAGGCACAGCCTGCACGCCCAGCTGGATCAGCAGCGATCCCTATCCAGTGTCCTGCCGGAAATGAACCTGAACTCGGAACTAACGCTGGGGGCTGGGACTGCAGCTGGAAGCCCATATCATGGCCCATCTCAGGAGGTGACGGCCCTATGCGGCGAATGCAACGAGACGGACCGCAACATGTGCAGCGACGGGGGCCTCCACATGCCCACCAGCCGTTCCATGCACACCATGCTGCAGCAGAGGAAGCGAAGAAATCGAATGGCCAGTTACAGCGGCAACGAAACCTGCTCCGATGGCAGAAATACGGCGGCCAAAAAGGCATCATTCAGCGTCGAGGCTGACAATCCGATACGCAGGGCCAAGTCTTGTTCGGCTCTGgcagggctgctgctgcagcaacagcaagaggcGAACGATGATGAGGCCGATTGTCCTGCGGGTGGACAGAGGCGGGAGAATGGAACGACGCAAAAGACTGGCAGCCGCTTGCAACGCAGCGGCAGAATTTTGGCTATGGCAATGGTTGCACCCAAGGAGCAGCCGCCAAGAAGTTTCACAAACGCGACCACCCAGACGCTGGAGGGAGCGCTGCCCCTTCAATACGAGAACTGGATGATTGAGCTGCTGTTCGAGTGCAAGGAGCAGCGTAACAACTACGAGCGGAGTCTGCTCTATCCCCAGGACATACTGGAGGAGTACATCAAGCGGGGCATCAGAGCCAATGAGTCTTTCGATGCCGAGCAGTGCAAGCTGCTGTGCCTGCAGCTGGAGTACGAAAGCTACCGACGCTCTATCCATGCGGAGAGGAACCGTCGCCTCATGGGACGCAGTCGGGACAAGCGTAgcctggagatggagagggacCGCCTGCGCGAGCAGCTCAAGAACTTCGATGCCAAGAACAAGGACCTCGCCAGCAAGATGGACAACGCCATGCGATTAAACAATGAACGCCAGAAGAGCCACCAAGAGGAGCTGGCCGAAATGAAATCCAAGTACCAGCACGAGCTGGAGGAGAAGAAGTGCCTGCGGCAGGCTAACGATGATCTGCAGACGCGCCTCACCTCGGAGATGGCCCAGCACAAGGAGATGAAGTACGAGCTGGAGTCACTGCGTGGCCAGGTGTTCAGCCTCAGTACAGAGCTGCAGCATGCTCAGCTCCAAGCAGATctcggactgcaatgcaagcAAGAATTGGCCCGCCTCGAGGCCGAGTTCATCATCATGGGTGAGGTCCAAGTGCGATGTCGTGATCGTCTGGCCGAGATTGACAACTATCGAGCACGCGACGAGGAGCTGCAAATGCTCCAAGAGAGCAGCCATCTGGAGCAGAAGGGTATGAATCAGGTTTCTCCTCGTTGTAGGCTTTTTTcttaaattcatttttaacatttaacaGATCTGAGGCACAGCCTGGACGAGAAGACATCACAGCTGGAGAGCATGAAGCATAGGATTAGCGATCTGCAAGCACAGTTGACCAACAGCGAGAAGGCCTTGACGGAGCAGAAGCGACTCCTGAGCACTGTCAAGGATGAGTATGAGGAAAAGTTCAAGGTACGCTCAGCTGTTCTATATTGAAAGAtctttaaatttatattgTGTGCCGTGTCGTTTTCAGGCAGTGAACAAGAAATACGATGTACAGAAGAAAATCATCATGCAGATGGAGGAGAAGCTAATAATGATTATGCAACAGCCCCAGGGAACCGTGGGACACAACACCTGCTCTCCGGACACAGACAGAACTGGTGAGTGTCTTGCGTACGCACAGTGTGTGGCAAGAATCTAAGCTAACAAAAGACCACCCTTCAGACATTGCCTCTTCCATAGAACGCAACTCTCCATTGTCCACCTCATTGGCATCGAGTGAGAGCCTGTCCGCGAGTTTGCGGTCAACGGAGCTTAAAAATCTGCAACAGCTGGTGGAGACAAATCCCTCTATACCGGAAGTGCCGAGCAGCGCAATGTACGAGCTGGCCTCCTCGGCTAGCACCGCCAATGCCATCAACATCACCAGCGGTGCGACGATAGTGCCGCATGCCCTGGAGCTGCCCTCAACATCAGCCAGTAGTCAGCAGACGAcccacccacatccacatctacatctgcagcaacagcaaatggagcagcaatagcagcagcatcatcagtCAATGCACAGCCAAGATCCGCAGCCACAAATGCGTTTGTAAGAAAGAATTCAATTTTCTcgctaacaaaaaaaaaaaacgaaaaaaaatatgttctaggtttttcaaattttcatatttcagtTCAAAACTGTAACTAAAGTTAAATAAAATGCAGACTCCAcgcaataattataatgattatatcaatatataaatgtttttgaaattttaaattgtttagCACATTGCAATTTGTTGTAAAAGATATAAGACACGGTAGTAATACATAAGTAAGGGCGCGCGCATTCATTTTATAATAAATCTTTAAGAAAAGCATGAAGGTTtggaatttttaataataaataacgGGCGCCAGACATTTAAATTCTGATATTGCCAGTGCGGGAAAAGACTAGCAGTGTGGCAACGCTGAAAACAGCTGATTCTCAACTAAAAGAAACTTGAGGAAGAGGAGAGAGacagtatattttggtatattactgagggtcagaccgtatattttattgccgcggtcacactggaaGCAACAAAAGAACGcctacaaaatataaataatataaaataattaatataattaattattatgcTGTCCCAGTACATGGAGGAGTTTGAGCAGGTGAGTGAAGTTGAACATTAAAGAGAGTTATACTCATGACCATGCCCATTCAGGAGCCTTTTGAGGTGGGAGAATTCATAGAGCGCCTGACCTGGCGCACCAACAATGAACTGCAGAACAGCGAATTTAGTCCTGTGGCCCTGCACGACACCTTTATACAGACGATCAAGGACCTGAAGATACTGCAGGAGAAACAGCAGGGCAAGTGCGAGCGACTCGAGGAGTCACTGCGCCAGGAGAAGGAGTCGCATGCAAAGAAAATCTCCAAGCTGCAGGAGCGTCATCAAACGGCCATTGATTGGTTTGGACAGCTGGATGAGAAAATCAACTCGGTGGCGGGGAAGATCATGCATCTGGGTGAACAGCTGGAGAACGTGAACACGCCGCGCAGTCGGTCCGTGGAGGCGCAGAAGCTGCTTAATTTTATGTCCGAATTTCTGGCCGCCGGCCCCGTAATAGTTAACGACATCTTTACGGATGCAGCTCGTCTGAGTGAGGCAGCGGATGTGATACAGAAGCTGTATGCCATCTCGCAGGATCTGCCGCCGGGTAAATTTGCCGAGTCCAAGCgtaaaatagaaaagaaataTGATGAAGTCGAACGACGACTGATCGAAGAGTTTGCCACTGCCCAGAAGAGCGAGGATATTGAGCGAATGAAGGCACTGGCGCAAATACTCTCCCAATTCAAGGGCTACGCACAGTGCGTGGACGCTTACATCGAGCAGAGTCAGATGCAGCCGTACAGCGGCAAGGACATATTCATTGGGATTGTGCCGCTGTGCAAGCATCACTATGAGATCATCAAGAAAGTGTTTGCCAACCCACAGCAGGTCATGTCCAAGTTCATACTGAACATCTATCAGCTGAAGCTGCATCAGTATGCAATGACCAAGCTGGAGGATAAAAAGGATGAGGAGAAGTACCTGCGCACCCTCTACGAACTGTATTCACGGTAAAATATCCAACTAATAGCAGCCAGTTTCATAGTCTAATATTTCCCCTTGCAGCACTTTGAAACTCTCCACCGATTTGCAAATCTACATGTCCACCATCGATGATGATCTGCTGCAGAAGCTAACGCAACAGATTTTCATGAAGAACCTGGCCGGCTATGCCGAAATGGAAACTAAATGCCTAACAGCCAAATGCTCATCGGAGCTGGAGAAATTTTATGCCAGCAAGAAGCATCAGAAGACGCAGACCACCAAGGGTTTTCGTCGCAACATGGAGGTGCTGATTGCCACGCGGGCGAACATCAACATAGCCGCCATCGAGGACTATGGCGGCGAGACGTTTCTCTCCGAGGAGCTGGCAATCAATATGCTGCAAGAGGCCAAAGCCGCATTGAAGCGTTGTCGCCTACTCTCCACCGAGGCCGAGCTGCCCGCCAATGCCATTAAACTGAATGACATTCTGCTGCGTTTCCTGATGCACGAGCATGTGGACTATGCCCTGGAGCTGGGCCTCCAGGCAGTGCCACTGGCCGAGGGCAAGGTATTCCCGCAGCTCTATTTTTTTGATGTGGTGCAAAAGACAAATATAATTGTGCATCTGCTGGATAAGTTGTGCAACACCTCAGTAATACCTTGTGTGAGGTGAGCGTGCATCATCAGATACCATATACTAGTCTCCTAAAAAACCTATAATTGCAGCAACACGGCCAAGTATTCGGACTACGTGTTCAAGAAGCGCATACTGATGGAGCAGATCGAAACGAAGCTGGATCAGGGTCTGGATCGTTCTATTAGCGCTGTCATTGGCTGGGTCAAGGTCTACCTCCAGTGCGAGCAAAAGAAAACCGACTACAAGCCAGAGATTGATGTCGATACCATATCCTCAGCTGTAAGATGGGTGCATCCATGAGTGAAATGttttattaataatt contains:
- the GatB gene encoding glutamyl-tRNA(Gln) amidotransferase subunit B, mitochondrial; protein product: MNYLIIRRLSTQPKLAQIPKRWKSVVGLEVHAQISSASKLFSGSGTHFGSALNTSVAYFDASIPGTLPVLNRKCVESGIKTALALGCQVNEVSMFDRKHYFYADLPNGYQITQQRAALANNGKMTFPVITPGKKVYYKSVQLLQLQLEQDSGKSLHDEQLKRSLVDLNRAGLPLMELVFAPDLETGEEAASLVKELMLILRRLQTCSCKMEEGALRVDANISIHQEGDPLGVRTEVKNIGSVRSISQAITFEIHRQLEAVAQGGVITNETRSWDAEHRRTVAMRDKEVLQDYRFMPEPNLPPLHLNLKPGSKSTEDLVSVAALSEEIPELPEDTRQRLMEQYQLNAETAIILVNEPILLDYFLKISKDLSDVPTKVTSNFLINDLLTYCNKSNLDIEDCSITDSDLKNIVKGLHSEQINLQAARQLIQLLHTNPTAKVNELIKQHSLEQICDLETIEALCQQAISNQPKAVLQYHKGKTKALFAIVGEVAKISGQKANMKSVVECLEKMLKAAKK
- the Tsc1 gene encoding hamartin isoform X1, with the protein product MDFEKIFHDLESNQTLENEEAKKKLVELFTQNKETWAVNFMLDYFFKTGSQRILDVLVKAQKPHDCYIFDRLDACLNKPQHRVQGLQVFCFIVRHHPTWLYKIESHRLIKTVFNLLTHEKEIVPLMSALLCIITLLPIIPNSMPNFFNYLFEVFGHLASWKLQNSKSLPDEKLVHLQLGLQMLFHRLYGMYPNTFMAFLAEFIKKGNGGGVFQHTIRPLLDTVRVHPMLLTDTPETEVNNTRWKEMEPHDVVMECANLSLPVLQPESSNDDNSYAYPMTPGYSRMTSNTSNTEGFPFQLGRDFHYSRNSITRFDSSASGELGAIWSPQNEILATSSAIPLTPTTSFILPLQPSMNSQLLIGMTGSSPPEAAVEATPETTPLKDLRELKQPQHGLAMANSHAVRAIFPSSQPSSPMRKDLQNQFNFPDISREAEEGTTKFLETTRVTTAYDRRLQQVIQDRHSLHAQLDQQRSLSSVLPEMNLNSELTLGAGTAAGSPYHGPSQEVTALCGECNETDRNMCSDGGLHMPTSRSMHTMLQQRKRRNRMASYSGNETCSDGRNTAAKKASFSVEADNPIRRAKSCSALAGLLLQQQQEANDDEADCPAGGQRRENGTTQKTGSRLQRSGRILAMAMVAPKEQPPRSFTNATTQTLEGALPLQYENWMIELLFECKEQRNNYERSLLYPQDILEEYIKRGIRANESFDAEQCKLLCLQLEYESYRRSIHAERNRRLMGRSRDKRSLEMERDRLREQLKNFDAKNKDLASKMDNAMRLNNERQKSHQEELAEMKSKYQHELEEKKCLRQANDDLQTRLTSEMAQHKEMKYELESLRGQVFSLSTELQHAQLQADLGLQCKQELARLEAEFIIMGEVQVRCRDRLAEIDNYRARDEELQMLQESSHLEQKDLRHSLDEKTSQLESMKHRISDLQAQLTNSEKALTEQKRLLSTVKDEYEEKFKAVNKKYDVQKKIIMQMEEKLIMIMQQPQGTVGHNTCSPDTDRTDIASSIERNSPLSTSLASSESLSASLRSTELKNLQQLVETNPSIPEVPSSAMYELASSASTANAINITSGATIVPHALELPSTSASSQQTTHPHPHLHLQQQQMEQQ
- the Tsc1 gene encoding hamartin isoform X2, whose amino-acid sequence is MDFEKIFHDLESNQTLENEEAKKKLVELFTQNKETWAVNFMLDYFFKTGSQRILDVLVKAQKPHDCYIFDRLDACLNKPQHRVQGLQVFCFIVRHHPTWLYKIESHRLIKTVFNLLTHEKEIVPLMSALLCIITLLPIIPNSMPNFFNYLFEVFGHLASWKLQNSKSLPDEKLVHLQLGLQMLFHRLYGMYPNTFMAFLAEFIKKGNGGGVFQHTIRPLLDTVRVHPMLLTDTPETEVNNTRWKEMEPHDVVMECANLSLPVLQPESSNDDNSYAYPMTPGYSRMTSNTSNTEGFPFQLGRDFHYSRNSITRFDSSASGELGAIWSPQNEILATSSAIPLTPTTSFILPLQPSMNSQLLIGMTGSSPPEAAVEATPETTPLKDLRELKQPQHGLAMANSHAVRAIFPSSQPSSPMRKDLQNQFNFPDISREAEEGTTKFLETTRVTTAYDRRLQQVIQDRHSLHAQLDQQRSLSSVLPEMNLNSELTLGAGTAAGSPYHGPSQEVTALCGECNETDRNMCSDGGLHMPTSRSMHTMLQQRKRRNRMASYSGNETCSDGRNTAAKKASFSVEADNPIRRAKSCSALAGLLLQQQQEANDDEADCPAGGQRRENGTTQKTGSRLQRSGRILAMAMVAPKEQPPRSFTNATTQTLEGALPLQYENWMIELLFECKEQRNNYERSLLYPQDILEEYIKRGIRANESFDAEQCKLLCLQLEYESYRRSIHAERNRRLMGRSRDKRSLEMERDRLREQLKNFDAKNKDLASKMDNAMRLNNERQKSHQEELAEMKSKYQHELEEKKCLRQANDDLQTRLTSEMAQHKEMKYELESLRGQVFSLSTELQHAQLQADLGLQCKQELARLEAEFIIMGEVQVRCRDRLAEIDNYRARDEELQMLQESSHLEQKDLRHSLDEKTSQLESMKHRISDLQAQLTNSEKALTEQKRLLSTVKDEYEEKFKAVNKKYDVQKKIIMQMEEKLIMIMQQPQGTVGHNTCSPDTDRTERNSPLSTSLASSESLSASLRSTELKNLQQLVETNPSIPEVPSSAMYELASSASTANAINITSGATIVPHALELPSTSASSQQTTHPHPHLHLQQQQMEQQ
- the Sec10 gene encoding exocyst complex component 5; this translates as MLSQYMEEFEQEPFEVGEFIERLTWRTNNELQNSEFSPVALHDTFIQTIKDLKILQEKQQGKCERLEESLRQEKESHAKKISKLQERHQTAIDWFGQLDEKINSVAGKIMHLGEQLENVNTPRSRSVEAQKLLNFMSEFLAAGPVIVNDIFTDAARLSEAADVIQKLYAISQDLPPGKFAESKRKIEKKYDEVERRLIEEFATAQKSEDIERMKALAQILSQFKGYAQCVDAYIEQSQMQPYSGKDIFIGIVPLCKHHYEIIKKVFANPQQVMSKFILNIYQLKLHQYAMTKLEDKKDEEKYLRTLYELYSRTLKLSTDLQIYMSTIDDDLLQKLTQQIFMKNLAGYAEMETKCLTAKCSSELEKFYASKKHQKTQTTKGFRRNMEVLIATRANINIAAIEDYGGETFLSEELAINMLQEAKAALKRCRLLSTEAELPANAIKLNDILLRFLMHEHVDYALELGLQAVPLAEGKVFPQLYFFDVVQKTNIIVHLLDKLCNTSVIPCVSNTAKYSDYVFKKRILMEQIETKLDQGLDRSISAVIGWVKVYLQCEQKKTDYKPEIDVDTISSAACLQVVQSLQPVIVQIKKCVDGENLQNVLTEFGTRLHRVIYDHLQTMQFNTAGAMCAICDVNEYRKCIRELDSALVTQLFDILHALCNLLLVKPQNLQEVCTGDTLNYLDKSVVRQFIQLRTDFRVIKNTNYLKGIIE